In one Coccinella septempunctata chromosome 6, icCocSept1.1, whole genome shotgun sequence genomic region, the following are encoded:
- the LOC123315062 gene encoding uncharacterized protein LOC123315062 produces MQIVQHRLRAFIAVLGLAFVLHPVQCQIHYDNHTAESRNGRRVGRSIRSRHNNLNNDEDWFDSLYKQNIPLISPGKLLTPRENQQLIRQETRNRTTVDCCPSVLEMIEPEGGKNQDDQYVELYRDGDHRQRFYELSCHKDIKNKPCRFMDKKIHEHSRCVQKYSYTYALVKDTGRHHHHQKISNKNFPTFPAKGPEEVRWTLDYIRVRSGCSCVVTSNKQKRKQKHKRIKHDEET; encoded by the exons GTACTTGGCTTGGCCTTTGTATTGCACCCGGTTCAGTGTCAGATACATTACGATAATCATACAGCTGAATCTCGCAACGGAAGACGTGTTGGGAGGTCAATCAGAAGTAGACACAACAATTTGAACAACGACGAGGACTG GTTTGACTCCTTGTACAAGCAGAATATACCACTCATCAGCCCAGGAAAACTGCTTACCCCCCGAGAAAACCAGCAGTTGATACGACAAGAAACCAGAAACCGCACAACAGTCGACTGCTGTCCGTCAGTGTTAGAAATGATAGAACCGGAAGGAGGCAAAAACCAAGATGACCAATACGTAGAACTCTATAGGGATGGCGACCACAGGCAGAGGTTCTACGAGCTGTCCTGTCACAAGGACATCAAGAACAAACCCTGCCGATTCATGGACAAAAAAATCCACGAACATTCGCGGTGTGTACAGAAGTATAGTTATACTTACGCCTTGGTGAAAGACACAGGTAGACATCACCATCACCAAAAAATCTCGAATAAAAATTTTCCCACCTTTCCCGCCAAAGGGCCAGAAGAAGTGAGGTGGACATTAGACTATATACGAGTGCGAAGTGGGTGTAGTTGCGTGGTGACTTCGAACAAACAAAAGCGTAAACAAAAACACAAACGAATAAAACATGACGAAGAAACGTGA